From the Saccharobesus litoralis genome, one window contains:
- a CDS encoding BNR-4 repeat-containing protein produces MKTKFNLLLIGLTRLQHLAASLILITLGSGNSFASKLDIALLSQTQITDSAMFFNGKRVTGKHTANNPNGYDYIFGQALSPHGDCIKVYQHFVFMTWYQGGKYNRHVMLSRLNTQTGVIKTIQFPHQHTGFKGKWWLGETHNTIAVGISAKNDTIHLLYDMHRNGRVEAFANDYLRYSFSVAGAATVADKDFTLDLFVNSKAGHYKHLTFNGIDDVETTKLLTYPAFFSADNGDLFMKMRYGFSANGKMLFARYDGLQWHGYYDFNRVLASEHGSKYNWGLYGDFKYTGGKFRVAFQRRSKNKSDKFLYQNGIYYAYSDDPTGASQWKDAHGNNVDIPLAKSELIKIAEPGDWVKTQKKDQVSITHGFDFVVSAAGDEHFISQITDKEFNVVKHLHTYRKAGAKKFSTVETDFGGQLHTAGNNVFLIGLKNGRVNIAKAQGGTSQFQVVYQHKQGPKFDKGVMTVAEGKVYYYLKQETGTGDKRTLYLQVFDLTALTNEAK; encoded by the coding sequence ATGAAAACAAAATTTAACCTGCTCTTAATTGGTTTAACTCGCCTCCAGCATTTAGCAGCAAGTTTGATATTAATTACGCTTGGCAGTGGCAACAGTTTCGCATCGAAACTTGATATTGCTTTATTGTCGCAAACCCAGATCACCGACAGCGCCATGTTTTTTAACGGCAAAAGGGTAACGGGCAAACATACTGCAAATAACCCAAATGGCTATGACTATATATTTGGTCAGGCGTTGTCTCCGCACGGTGACTGTATCAAGGTTTATCAACACTTTGTGTTTATGACTTGGTATCAAGGCGGTAAATATAATCGTCACGTTATGCTATCACGGCTAAATACTCAAACGGGTGTGATCAAAACGATCCAATTCCCCCATCAGCATACTGGTTTTAAAGGCAAATGGTGGTTGGGCGAAACGCACAATACGATTGCCGTTGGGATAAGCGCTAAAAATGACACCATTCATTTGCTATACGACATGCATCGCAATGGCCGAGTGGAAGCATTTGCTAACGATTATTTACGCTATTCTTTCTCAGTTGCTGGCGCTGCTACCGTGGCTGATAAAGACTTTACCTTAGATTTATTCGTTAACTCAAAAGCAGGGCATTACAAGCATCTAACATTCAATGGCATCGATGATGTTGAAACCACCAAATTATTAACCTACCCCGCCTTTTTCAGTGCAGATAATGGCGATCTGTTTATGAAGATGCGCTATGGTTTTTCCGCTAACGGTAAAATGTTATTTGCCCGATACGATGGCCTACAATGGCATGGCTATTATGACTTTAATCGCGTATTAGCCTCTGAACACGGCAGCAAATACAACTGGGGTTTATACGGTGACTTTAAATACACGGGCGGTAAATTCAGAGTTGCGTTTCAGCGCCGTTCAAAAAACAAGTCCGATAAATTCCTTTACCAGAACGGTATTTATTATGCCTATTCAGATGATCCGACAGGCGCATCGCAATGGAAAGATGCTCATGGCAACAACGTTGATATTCCATTAGCCAAATCTGAATTAATTAAAATTGCTGAGCCAGGTGACTGGGTTAAAACGCAAAAGAAAGATCAGGTATCCATTACCCATGGCTTTGATTTTGTTGTTAGCGCCGCCGGTGATGAGCACTTCATCAGCCAAATCACGGATAAAGAATTTAATGTGGTCAAACACCTGCATACCTACCGCAAAGCAGGCGCTAAAAAATTCAGTACGGTAGAAACTGATTTTGGTGGGCAGTTGCACACTGCAGGCAATAATGTGTTTTTAATCGGCCTTAAAAATGGTCGGGTCAATATAGCTAAAGCGCAAGGTGGAACGAGCCAATTTCAAGTCGTTTACCAACATAAACAAGGGCCAAAATTTGATAAAGGGGTAATGACTGTCGCCGAAGGTAAGGTGTATTACTATCTAAAACAAGAAACTGGCACGGGCGATAAGCGAACGCTTTATCTACAAGTATTTGATTTAACAGCATTAACCAATGAGGCTAAATAA